One genomic window of Motacilla alba alba isolate MOTALB_02 chromosome 1, Motacilla_alba_V1.0_pri, whole genome shotgun sequence includes the following:
- the NOP2 gene encoding probable 28S rRNA (cytosine(4447)-C(5))-methyltransferase isoform X2, with protein sequence MGRKLDPSRKEKRGPGRKARKQRGAEVELARFLPPEPESGRKKLSSHGRRRAAKRRLGAGSGPAGRRPLGGGGRGGGGEGEREPTAEEQLSPQEGKRAVKAAGQTARGRSGFSDGNSKWLAPAKAKKTQPKGNHVELSSDGEVEEGWEMEEEEDGSSEEMVDDYGASSSEEEELLPIEKAALKQKPDREGLSEDESEEEEEEEEAEEASKQKMGQKEEEGPDLQLNLDIDEQFKLPTSEEIEKEAAEPPDLHVIHQRIQGNMEVLQDFGVKREEGRSRQEYLALLRRDMATYYSYSDFLLTKLMDIFPLPELVNFLEANEVPRPVTIRTNTLKTRRRDLAQALINRGVNLDPLGKWSKTGLVIYDSTVPIGATPEYLAGHYMLQGASSLLPVMALAPQENERILDMCCAPGGKTSYIAQLMKNTGMILANDSSAERLRSVVGNLHRLGVTNAVVSNCDGRQFPKVLGGFDRVLLDAPCSGTGVISKDPAVKTNKDEKDILRCAHLQKELILSAIDSVNAASETGGYIVYCTCSVMVEENEWVVDYALKKRNVRLVSTGLDFGKEGFTRFKDRRFHPSLKSTRRFYPHTHNMDGFFIAKFKKFSNAIPQAQKDEEPAVEAAAPSAVPDTIITEPPAKKKKLEGSKADKEQKLPQPALKKKRSLQAQRRPLKAVRPSPKMMRPKVPTRKKQHRVKANGQ encoded by the exons ATGGGGCGGAAGCTCgatcccagcaggaaggagaagcGCGGCCCCGGGCGCAAGGCCCGCAAGCAGCGCGGGGCCGAGGTGGAGCTGGCCCGCTTCCTGCCGCCAG AGCCCGAGAGCGGCAGGAAGAAGCTCTCCAGTCACGGCAGAAGGAG GGCTGCGAAGAGGCGGCTGGGAGCGGGCAGCGGCCCGGCGGGGAGGAGGCCGCtcggaggaggaggaagaggaggaggaggagagggagagcgGGAGCCGACAG CTGAAGAGCAGCTGTCCCCACAGGAGGGGAAACGTGCTGTAAAGGCAGCAGGACAAACTGCCCGTGGCCGTTCTGGCTTCAGTGATGGCAATTCCAAGTGGCTGGCTCCAGCCAAAGCCaagaaaacccaaccaaaaGGAAACCACGTGGAATTATCCAGTGATGGTGAGGTGGAAgagggctgggagatggaggaggaggaggatgggagcAGCGAGGAGATGGTGGATGATTATGGTGCCTCATCATCGGAGGAAGAAGAG CTGCTGCCTATTGAAAAAGCTGCCCTGAAGCAGAAGCCTGATAG GGAAGGCCTCAGTGAAGATGAAagtgaagaggaggaggaagaagaggaagcagaggaggcaagcaagcagaaaatgggacagaaggaagaagagggcCCAGATCTGCAGCTCAACCTGGATATAGATGAACAATTTAAACTGCCAACTAGTGAAGAGATTGAGAAGGAGG CCGCTGAGCCCCCTGACCTGCACGTCATTCACCAGCGCATCCAGGGCAAcatggaggtgctgcaggactTTGGGGTGAAGCGGGAGGAGGGGCGCTCCCGGCAGGAATACCTTGCACTGCTGCGCCGGGACATGGCCACCTACTACTCCTACAGTGACTTCCTGCTCACCAAGCTCATGGACATCTTCCCGCTCCCTGAG CTGGTAAACTTCCTGGAGGCCAACGAGGTTCCGCGCCCTGTCACCATTCGCACCAACACGCTGAAGACGCGGCGGCGGGACCTGGCGCAG GCTCTCATCAACCGCGGCGTGAATCTTGACCCCCTGGGGAAGTGGTCGAAAACGGGACTTGTTATTTATGACTCCACTGTGCCCATCG gTGCCACCCCAGAGTATCTGGCTGGACACTACATGCTGCAAGGAGCCTCCAGTCTTCTCCCCGTCATGGCACTGGCTCCACAGGAGAATGAGCGCATCCTGGATAtgtgctgtgccccaggagGCAAGACCAGCTACATAG CTCAGCTTATGAAGAACACGGGGATGATCCTGGCTAATGACAGCAGTGCCGAGCGACTACGTAGCGTGGTAGGGAATTTGCACCGCCTGGGAGTTACCAATGCTGTTGTGAGTAACTGCGATGGACGCCAGTTCCCCAAG GTTCTTGGAGGGTTCGACCGTGTCTTGCTTGATGCTCCTTGTAGTGGAACAGGTGTCATTTCCAAGGATCCTGCTGTCAAAACCAACAAG GATGAGAAGGATATCCTGCGTTGTGCCCacctgcagaaggagctgatTCTTAGCGCCATAGATTCAGTCAATGCTGCCTCCGAGACAGGGGGCTACATTGTCTACTGCACTTGCTCCGTCATG GTGGAGGAGAACGAGTGGGTTGTGGATTATGCCCTGAAGAAACGCAATGTCCGTTTGGTGTCCACAGGCCTGGACTTCGGCAAGGAAGGCTTCACCAG GTTCAAGGACCGTCGCTTCCACCCGTCCCTCAAGTCTACGCGGCGTTTCTACCCCCACACGCACAATATGGATGGGTTCTTCATTGCCAAGTTCAAGAAGTTCTCCAATGCCATCCCGCAGGCACAGAAAG aTGAAGAGCCTGCTGTGGAAGCGGCAGCTCCGTCCGCTGTCCCTGATACCATCATCACGGAGCCTCCGgctaaaaagaagaaactcGAGGGCTCAAAAGCTGACAAAGAGCAGAAGCTGCCCCAACCTGCTTTGAAGAAGAAACGTTCATTGCAAGCACAGAGGAGACCCTTGAAGGCTGTCCGGCCTTCTCCCAAAATGATGCGGCCTAAAGTCCCTACCAGGAAGAAGCAGCATAGAGTGAAAGCGAATGGACAGTGA
- the NOP2 gene encoding probable 28S rRNA (cytosine(4447)-C(5))-methyltransferase isoform X1, whose product MGRKLDPSRKEKRGPGRKARKQRGAEVELARFLPPEPESGRKKLSSHGRRRAAKRRLGAGSGPAGRRPLGGGGRGGGGEGEREPTAEEQLSPQEGKRAVKAAGQTARGRSGFSDGNSKWLAPAKAKKTQPKGNHVELSSDGEVEEGWEMEEEEDGSSEEMVDDYGASSSEEEELLPIEKAALKQKPDREGLSEDESEEEEEEEEAEEASKQKMGQKEEEGPDLQLNLDIDEQFKLPTSEEIEKEAAEPPDLHVIHQRIQGNMEVLQDFGVKREEGRSRQEYLALLRRDMATYYSYSDFLLTKLMDIFPLPEVGSCPAHSCADRRAFGFLPENSFLSLFSVPSPIQLVNFLEANEVPRPVTIRTNTLKTRRRDLAQALINRGVNLDPLGKWSKTGLVIYDSTVPIGATPEYLAGHYMLQGASSLLPVMALAPQENERILDMCCAPGGKTSYIAQLMKNTGMILANDSSAERLRSVVGNLHRLGVTNAVVSNCDGRQFPKVLGGFDRVLLDAPCSGTGVISKDPAVKTNKDEKDILRCAHLQKELILSAIDSVNAASETGGYIVYCTCSVMVEENEWVVDYALKKRNVRLVSTGLDFGKEGFTRFKDRRFHPSLKSTRRFYPHTHNMDGFFIAKFKKFSNAIPQAQKDEEPAVEAAAPSAVPDTIITEPPAKKKKLEGSKADKEQKLPQPALKKKRSLQAQRRPLKAVRPSPKMMRPKVPTRKKQHRVKANGQ is encoded by the exons ATGGGGCGGAAGCTCgatcccagcaggaaggagaagcGCGGCCCCGGGCGCAAGGCCCGCAAGCAGCGCGGGGCCGAGGTGGAGCTGGCCCGCTTCCTGCCGCCAG AGCCCGAGAGCGGCAGGAAGAAGCTCTCCAGTCACGGCAGAAGGAG GGCTGCGAAGAGGCGGCTGGGAGCGGGCAGCGGCCCGGCGGGGAGGAGGCCGCtcggaggaggaggaagaggaggaggaggagagggagagcgGGAGCCGACAG CTGAAGAGCAGCTGTCCCCACAGGAGGGGAAACGTGCTGTAAAGGCAGCAGGACAAACTGCCCGTGGCCGTTCTGGCTTCAGTGATGGCAATTCCAAGTGGCTGGCTCCAGCCAAAGCCaagaaaacccaaccaaaaGGAAACCACGTGGAATTATCCAGTGATGGTGAGGTGGAAgagggctgggagatggaggaggaggaggatgggagcAGCGAGGAGATGGTGGATGATTATGGTGCCTCATCATCGGAGGAAGAAGAG CTGCTGCCTATTGAAAAAGCTGCCCTGAAGCAGAAGCCTGATAG GGAAGGCCTCAGTGAAGATGAAagtgaagaggaggaggaagaagaggaagcagaggaggcaagcaagcagaaaatgggacagaaggaagaagagggcCCAGATCTGCAGCTCAACCTGGATATAGATGAACAATTTAAACTGCCAACTAGTGAAGAGATTGAGAAGGAGG CCGCTGAGCCCCCTGACCTGCACGTCATTCACCAGCGCATCCAGGGCAAcatggaggtgctgcaggactTTGGGGTGAAGCGGGAGGAGGGGCGCTCCCGGCAGGAATACCTTGCACTGCTGCGCCGGGACATGGCCACCTACTACTCCTACAGTGACTTCCTGCTCACCAAGCTCATGGACATCTTCCCGCTCCCTGAGGTGGGATCCTGCCCTGCCCATAGCTGTGCTGACCGACGGGCGTTTGGCTTCCTCCCTGAGAATTCGTTTCTATCTCTGTTCTCTGTCCCTTCTCCCATCCAGCTGGTAAACTTCCTGGAGGCCAACGAGGTTCCGCGCCCTGTCACCATTCGCACCAACACGCTGAAGACGCGGCGGCGGGACCTGGCGCAG GCTCTCATCAACCGCGGCGTGAATCTTGACCCCCTGGGGAAGTGGTCGAAAACGGGACTTGTTATTTATGACTCCACTGTGCCCATCG gTGCCACCCCAGAGTATCTGGCTGGACACTACATGCTGCAAGGAGCCTCCAGTCTTCTCCCCGTCATGGCACTGGCTCCACAGGAGAATGAGCGCATCCTGGATAtgtgctgtgccccaggagGCAAGACCAGCTACATAG CTCAGCTTATGAAGAACACGGGGATGATCCTGGCTAATGACAGCAGTGCCGAGCGACTACGTAGCGTGGTAGGGAATTTGCACCGCCTGGGAGTTACCAATGCTGTTGTGAGTAACTGCGATGGACGCCAGTTCCCCAAG GTTCTTGGAGGGTTCGACCGTGTCTTGCTTGATGCTCCTTGTAGTGGAACAGGTGTCATTTCCAAGGATCCTGCTGTCAAAACCAACAAG GATGAGAAGGATATCCTGCGTTGTGCCCacctgcagaaggagctgatTCTTAGCGCCATAGATTCAGTCAATGCTGCCTCCGAGACAGGGGGCTACATTGTCTACTGCACTTGCTCCGTCATG GTGGAGGAGAACGAGTGGGTTGTGGATTATGCCCTGAAGAAACGCAATGTCCGTTTGGTGTCCACAGGCCTGGACTTCGGCAAGGAAGGCTTCACCAG GTTCAAGGACCGTCGCTTCCACCCGTCCCTCAAGTCTACGCGGCGTTTCTACCCCCACACGCACAATATGGATGGGTTCTTCATTGCCAAGTTCAAGAAGTTCTCCAATGCCATCCCGCAGGCACAGAAAG aTGAAGAGCCTGCTGTGGAAGCGGCAGCTCCGTCCGCTGTCCCTGATACCATCATCACGGAGCCTCCGgctaaaaagaagaaactcGAGGGCTCAAAAGCTGACAAAGAGCAGAAGCTGCCCCAACCTGCTTTGAAGAAGAAACGTTCATTGCAAGCACAGAGGAGACCCTTGAAGGCTGTCCGGCCTTCTCCCAAAATGATGCGGCCTAAAGTCCCTACCAGGAAGAAGCAGCATAGAGTGAAAGCGAATGGACAGTGA